Part of the Novipirellula artificiosorum genome, GTTTGGCGAAACCGCGGCGCCACTGCTGGCGTTCATGCCCGGATCCTTCATCGCCGTTGCGGGCTTGGTGTTGACGAGCATGACTTCAGTTCTTGCATTCGCACAGAACGAGCCAAGCGAAACCGCTCGCACCGAAGTCGATGCCAAGTACCCGTACTGCATCGTCGATGTCGAAAACCTCGAAGCTCGCTCGCTGGCAACCGCCATCGAAACGTTTAATCAACAATCGATGGAAAGCCCCATTGGACGTTTTCAACCAGCGGTCACGGAAGACGAGACGCTTGATGCGATCAGAGCGTTCAGCATGCAGCCACATCTTCCCGTGAACGTGAAAGCAACGCTCGACAGGATTGCCCAAACGAAACAGCTACCAGCTACGGCTTACTTTCGACGTTTCACTCGTTACGACGATGGCCAGCGGATGAATCGAGTGTGGTGGGTGAGGTTGGTTATCACAAGTGACGAACCGCCCGTCTACGGCGTACCCGTTCGCACCAAGGAAATCTCCTGGCGATCCTACACCCAAATGGAACGCCAACAGAACGCAGCACGCGGTGTGATGCTGCTCAATCGATTCTCGAGCTACTTTGAAGTCGAGCCGAATATCCTGTTGAAGGCCGAATTTCCAAAGGATGCCCAGAAACGTCTGATTGCCGACACCAAGGCGGCCATCGAGGGGGACTCCGCCGCACTTGCGCGAGCCTTTGAATGGAACGGCGTCAGCGATTCGACTCGTGAATTTGCTACCTCCGAGCTGGAACAAATGCGTCAAGCGAACATCGAGTCGATCAAGATTCGCCCCCGCAATTTCAAGGCCCCCATGGTCCATTGGTCGGCGTACCAACATTACCAACCCAACCTTCCCATCGTCGGCTACATGGACATCGATTACCGAGACGCCAGCGATCAATCGCAACCCCTGAGGACGCTGTCGTTGGAAATCGGCAAGTTGGGCGATGAGTTGCGGATGGTCCATTACATCAAAGACGGGAAACCCAAATTGCCCAAGGAGCTCGTCAAGGGACTTTCGATCCGTGGTCAAATCGAACCACTCGCCGATGGGACCTACCTTCTCACTAACATCATCACGAATCCAGGCAGCCTCCTGTCGGCGCATCTCGCCAATGAAGAAGTCTGGAAACGATCACCCTCGCTCCAATTCTAGCATGCATCCCATCACGTTTTTCTACGCCAACCACTGCTCAAGTCATGACTGCCGAACAAAGCGACGACGTTCTTCGAAAGAGGTTTGATCGATTTGCTACGACCCACTGGAGCGTCGTTCTGTCGGCCAAACAAGGTAGTGAATCTCAAGTGCACGAAGCACTCGAGACACTTTGTCAAACTTACTGGTACGCACTCTATGCTTACGTTCGCCGCAGCGATTACGCATCGCATGATGCCGAAGAGTTGACTCAGGAATTCTTGACGCGGCTGGTTCAGCGTGATTTCCTCGGGTCGGTGGAGCCTCAGCGAGGTCGATTTCGCTCGTTCTTACTTGCTGCCATGAAGCATTTTTTGTCACACGAGCGAGAAAGGGCGAAGGCTCTGAAACGGGGAGGTGGCCGAGGCGTTCTATCACTTGATTTTCACCGGGCTGAAAAGGACTATCGATCGGAACCGGTCGACGCGATGACTCCCCAGCGTTTATTCGATCGACGCTGGGCGCTGACAATCTTGGAAAACGCGATGACGGTTTTGCAAGAGCGGTACGCGGCGTCAGGAAAATCAGACTTATTCGTTAAACTGCAGCCCTGTTTGACGCAGGCGTCGGATTCACCGTCCTATCGCGTCATCGCTAACGAATTGTCCCTGTCCGAAGGAGCCGTCAAGGTTGCCGTTCATCGACTCAAACGTGACTACCGCCGTTTGCTGAAACAACAGGTGAGCCAAACGCTCGAGAACCCAGACGACGTTGAAGACGAACTCCGAGATCTCTTTGCAGCGATCCATTCGCAAACCTAATGGAGGGAACCTGCGATCAATCGCCGAACCACCCTAAGAAATTCGTATATTTTTCTTGGTAACCTTTTACTCGCTTTCCGTCTGTAACTTGTGAACTCAACCACAACGGCCAGGAAAATGTGCGATGAACGATCCCAAGACTTGCCCCCAATGCGGCGCCACGTTGCCATCCGACGCTCCAGCGAAACTATGCCCCGATTGTCTATTGAAACTGGGGTTCGCTTCCGATTTGCAGAGCGGGGAGGCGGAAAGCGGCATGGCAAGTCACGTTGCCGAGACGATGGCTCATCCAGTCGATTTGCAGCCGGTTTCCCAAGCCCGAACGCTGGTCAGCGGAGACCAATTTGGTGGATATCAAATCATTCGCCGTCTCGGACAAGGAGGAATGGGAACCGTCTACGAGGCTCAGCAAATCGACAACGGACGGCGGGTCGCGTTGAAAGTACTGAAACACTCGCTGGAATCCCCCGAGGCTCGGCGTCGTTTTCTGCGTGAAGGTCGCTTGGCCGCTTCGGTCAATCATCCCAACAGCGTCTATGTTTATGGCACAGAGGAAATCGACAACAAACCGACGATCGCCATGGAATTGGCTGGTGGTGGGACGCTACAGCAGCGCGTCCAGCATGAAGGAGCGTTGCCATTCGGTGAAGCCGTAGACATTTCACTCCAACTGATCGCGGGATTGGAAGCGGCGCACGTGAAAGGGGTCTTGCATCGCGATGTGAAACCAGCCAACTGTTTCCTTGACGACGATGGAACCGTCAAGATTGGCGACTTCGGCCTTTCCATCTCGACATTGCCACGAAGTGAATCGCAGCTAACGATCGATGGCGAGTTTATCGGCACTCCAGCTTTTTCGTCACCGGAACAATTGCGAGGCGACGACTTGGACCTGCGGTCGGATGTTTATGCGGTCGGCGGCACGCTGTATTATCTGATTACCGGACGAGCTCCCTTCGACGCAAAGAGCATGATCCAGCTGCTGGCTCGCGCGTTGGAAAGTGCGCCGACACCGATGAGCAGTCCTCATGGCGCCGTTCCCGATGGCTTATCAAGAGTCGTGATGCGATGCCTACACAAACGCCCTGCCGCGAGATACGGAACGTACAGCGAACTGCGTGCAGCACTTCAACCCTTCCGTTCGATCGCACCGACGCCCGCAACGATGGGCTGGCGAACGATCGCAGCCGCGTTAGACATCGGGATTTGGTCAGCCGTTTTATGGGCGGTAACACTGGTCGCAACCCTGTTGTTTGGAACAGATGTGGGAATTCCTTTTCTGGATTCCCGTTTTGTCGAATATGCAGCTTGGTTCTCACTCGTAACGATCCTATTCGAGATTGCCTACTATGGAATCAGTGAAGGAATTTGGGGAGCGTCGCCTGGAAAAGCAATCTGTCGACTACGAGTCGTCAATCCCAGGAACGGTGATCGGGTTGGGCTGGGGCAAGCGTTCGTTCGTGCATCGATCTACATCATGGTGCCGGGGATTGCAAATCTGAGTTTCGCCGTTTGGATGTCGCCTCAAAACGACTATTACCCAGGCAACTACGAAATGCCGTGGATTGCTCCCGTTCCCTGGATTGCAAGCATCAGCCCGATGATTCTAACTCTGCTGCTATTTTCAAGCGTACGGCGCCGTAACGGGTATGCGGGATTGCATGAATTGGCCAGTGGCACACGAGTCGTTCAATCCTCGTCGGAGCAACAACGCCCTCTGATTGCAATCGAGGTGGGGTCATTCACAGACTCCGAGGGGACCTCCAAGATTGGTCCCTATTTCGCTCTGGATCGTCTCTATCAAACCGAATCGGAAGAGCTGGTGCTTGGTTACGACGCACAACTACTGCGCAGAGTCTGGATTCATTGCACCAAGAGCAAGGACAAGATTGAAAGTGAGGCGATACAAAAGACTCGTCGCGTCGGGCGACTGCACTGGCTGAATGGTCGTCACACAACCGACGATTGCTGGGATGCGTTTGAAGCACCGCTCGGAGTGCCTCTAACACAATTGTTGGACGACCCACTCCCTTGGAAGCAAGTTCGCTATTGGCTGGTTGACATTGCCGAGGAGTTGCAAGCCGCACGCCAGGACGGATCCTTGCCGCACAGTCTCTCACTCGATCGTATTTGGATTACCGATGATGGGCGAGCAAAGCTATTAGAATTCGTTGCACCGGGCGGTACGTCGCAGCCAATCACCCCCTTCACAATCGAGGCCGAGGTCATCGAAAACACTTCGCTGCATGTGTTCCTCAACCAGATTGCAATCGCAGCGCTCGAAGGAAAAATCGTGACGGCTGACGAGGCTGCTCGGCGCCGCGTGTCCGCTCCGCTACCGGTTCACGCTCGCCAGGTGTTGGAGGAGGTCGTGTCGTGCCAAAGCCCAGATCTTCCCGTCCCGAATCTCCACCGCTTGTTGCAAGAAACGCCATTGATCTCAAGAACTCGCCGTGTGGGTGTGCTAATCGGATGTATCTTGTTCCCCTGTTTTGCAGCGAGCACCCTGCTGCTCGGGCTGATGATCAATCAACCGATCATCGACAAGGATCCGGAAGTGCTCACCCTGCGTGATAGCTTGTTGCGTTTACAAGTGCTCGAAAATCCACACAGTACATGGAATGAGGAAAAACAAGAAGAGATTGAGTCACTAAAGACCTATGTTGCGGGCCAAACACAACAAAGACTGGCGGATCCCGATGCATGGAAATCCCTTGCAATGCGAGGGCTGATCCCCGCTGCACAGCAGCGATTGGCCGAACAGATCGCGTCGGAAATGCCACCACCTTCCGATCAGCAGATGACCGCTGCGACCACCCAAGTCAAAGAATTGCTCGGTGCCCCGTCCACCTTGATAGGATTCCCGGTCGTCCCCTTCGCTGTGCTTGCGGGGCTGATGCAGCTTCTGATTCTGATTGCCATCCCAAGCCTGTTGTGGGCATTGTTGTTTCGTGGCGGGCCATTGCTGCGAGTTTTCGGTATCGTGATCGTCAACGGAGATGGAAGCCGAGCATCAAGGATGCGTGTGCTTTGGCGCTCGGTTATCAGTTGGTCGCCGCTCCTATTGCCATTCCCACTGCTTTGGATTCTTTCCAACAAGGAAACAACCGCGTATTTGTGGTCCATTCCAATCATCACTGCCGCATCGTTTATGATACTCAGTTGGGTATCCGCATTGATCCCCTCTCGCGGCATCTCCGATCGACTGGCGGGCACCTTCCTTGTCCCTCGGTAACTCGATTTTCTCAACAAACGGCAGTAGCCGAGCTGACACCGATATCGGATGACGCGGCAAATTCAAGAAAGCGCTCACCTGCCAAAAACTTTTCGAGCTCTTTCATGGACCTCTTGTCTGCTTGGGCAGCCAACGGCGAAATTGCCGCTTCCAAATGGAATCTCGGAATCACTCCGCAGACTCAGGAATCGCCTTACCCATCAAGCTGCACGAAAACGCCATGGCGCAGACGAGCGGAAAAATGTGAGTCAGGGCTCGCAAGAACGCACCACGACCATCAATCAAAGATTCCACAATCAATGGAAGTACAAAAGACGCAAGCATCCCCGCTGCCAACACCGCTGCATTGATCGCGATCACTCTCTGCTTCTGAGTCTTGTTCATCATCAGATTCTTTGTGTAGATAAGTCAGCCACTCGGTTACCACTGTAGCATAATCGTTTTCCGTCGGATGGTCACCGATGGCTTGACGCCATGAAATGCTAAACACTTCCGTTCCGAGTACAACGGCTCTGGTGCATGAAGCCTACCTGCGCCTGGTCGGTGATAAGAATGTTCAACGGTGGGACCGTTATGGCCACTTTTTTGCTGCGGCAGCCGAAGCGATGCGGCGGATTCTGATTGAAACCGCTCGTCGACGGCAAAGAACTCTGGACCTATCCTTACGGGGATAGGCGAATCGAGAGTTATGATCTCCGTCGTTAATTTCACCTTCTCTGATTGCTTTTCACCACGCCCAGTCCCTGTAAATGATCCGCGTCATCACGGTGGGTTAGCGCTGCATCTGTCTCGGCATCCTTCCTTCGATACGCATGCACATGGGGCACGTATTCGCCCCCCACCCACCGGAAGTTGCGAAAGATCACATTCGAGTCCTGCCACATTCTGTTCTGCGGCGACAGTTCCAGCACTCCCACCTCATTGATCGTGTCACCAATTGATGCACCGGTCTTCTCATTCTGAAAGCGGGACGGGGGCAAGGTCACCGTCTGCCATCCACTATCCGCGTCCAATGCAACCTTGCAGGAATAGGTCTGAAAGTCAGCCACCCAGTAGTTCTTGTGCAACTTCACGGTGAAGTCTTCACCCGTCTCCGTTTTCATATCAAACTGCAGTGAAGCCCCCTTGGGTGCGCGAAACTCGGGATCACTCGGCGCATAGGTAAAGGGACTCACGCCTTTGGCGGAAAAACCAGGCTTGCCCTCTGGCCCCACCACCGCGTTAAGCCGCTTATCGATTCGTCCGGGAATCGGATCGGTACCGGTCGAGTTGCACGTCCAGCTTCCTACCCCCTCCTTGCCGTCGTAGAGGACACGACACGGTTCCTTAATTGTTGCCACCGCACCTAGGCTTGACGGGATCACGGCTTCCAGTGGACTCGAGATGACGACGCCCGACTTGTAAAAGATATTCGCAAAGGCAAACAGATATTCTCTCGCGTTCATCACGGGGATCGTTGCGGTATACAGGCCTCCCGACTCGCGAACCGTCGCATTACGCCAGTGCCGATTGACAGCGAAAGGCGTTTCAAGTCCGCAGAACACCTCAACCTTCACCACGTCCTGCGCGTTCGCGGGTTTCACTCTCAACATAGGAACAGCATCCTGCCCCAATGCGATGGCCGTTTCCGGATTGTCGGGCCAAGTGCCCTCACCCTTGAGGTGCACATCAAACCAGGCGGGCAGGTCATGCACAAAATCCAAGCCGATATGATGGCGGAAACGCGGCGTCAGTGCCCACGCCCTGGGCACACCTGCCGGAATCAGATCCAAGGACTGCTCCGCACGATCCATATAGCCATGGCGGTCGTTGGAGGAGCTCAAAAACAACATGGGAAACTTCACGTAGGGAGCCGACGCCTCCGGAGCCAGCGACGCACGCCAGCGTAAATCATTTGCGCTGGGCCGATACTCCGGCATCCCGACCGAGTATCTCGGATCTTCATAGGCATAGGTATTCCACCCCGCACCATAGATGGCGCAACCCGCCTTAATGCGCGGATCAAAGGCAATATTCCACATCATCGAGCCGCCCATGGAAATTCCGTAGGCCCCGATCTTGTCCGCATTCACCTCCGGCTGACGCTCCAGATAGGTCACCGCCCGCATCGAGGCCTGCGTCCACAGATAGTAGGCGTCGCTCCGTGGTGTGGGCAGGGTCACCTGGTGGCCCGTCCGTTTCTTATGGTCACCGTTCTCAACCCCGTTCCAAAGCGTATAACGCTGCCGCTTCGGCCACTCGCCGCCCCAGTTAAACGTCATCACCGCATAGCCGCGACCGGTCAGCTTCTGGAGCCAGCTTTCATTAACCGTCTGTCCACCGCCATGGATATGAACCAAACCCGGCAGATTTCTGCCGCCGGCGGGCGCAGCGTACATCCCGTAAATCCGTACATATTTGCCGTCAAACTGCTCGCCGTTGAAATAGACCTCTTTATAGCGAACGCCGTCTTGCTCCCACGTTTTCAGGACTTCCTCATCGAGCGGCTCCGCGCGAGGATCATAGCCCTCCCAAATTTCGGGAGGTGACATCGTCTTCACAGGAGCTGTTTCTGCTCCTGATGCAGAGGCGGCAAATACCAACAGCCCAGCCATCACGGTTAGCAATACTTTCACCCTATCTTCTCTCCATCCAAATGACTGATTCAATCACGTAAACTTGACATTCTCCAGACGCAGAAGGTTCTTGGTTCTGACGGCGTCGAAGAAGGCGGGATTCTCTTTCATCGCTTGCTCCGCCATGGGGGTTCGAGTCACCGTGGGAGCAACCGCATTGACGCGAATCCCATGCTCCGCCCACTCCGCTGCCATCGTTCGCGTGAGATTGTTGACACCGCCTTTTGCGCCGCTGTACGGGCCGCGGTCGGGTGCCCCGACCACTCCGGCCTGTGAAGAAATGTTGACGATCGAACCACCGTCACCCTGAGCCATCATTTGTCGAGCAACGACTTGGCTGCAAAAGAACACACTCTTCAGATTGGAATCGACAATCAGGTCATATTGCTGTTCGTCGTAGTCCAGTATCTTCTGCTGCTTGTTGTAGCCGGCGTTGTTGATCAGAACGTCAAGACGTCCGTACTGTTTCACAACGGCCGCCATAAAGGTGTGGATCGACGCTATGTCCGTGACGTCCAGCACATGAGCGAAACATTGACCGCCTGCTTGCTCGATTTCATCCGCGAGCGACTCAAGCTCGGCGGTCGTACGGCTTCCAACCGCGATACGCGCTCCCGATTTGTGAGCATCCCATGCGATGGTTCGACCGATGCCACGACCGGCACCCGTGACCACCACGACTTTGTCCTGCAAGCTGAAACTCGGCAAACTACTCATGTTGATTCTTGTTTTCGAGGCAATATTCCAGAATCCGTCCGCTCATAATGTGGATCGTAACCGCTTTGAATGGGCAAATGCCTACTGAACTTGAATTTGCTGACGAATACGCTCGATACAATGGCGAGACTCGCCGTGCCCATTGTTAACCATCGCATTTCAAGCGAAAATCGATAAGTCCGACGATTTGCCGGACAACCCATCACCTTCGGGTACTCGTGGTTGGAAAATTGGACGCAAACCTAATGAAGAAAATCCTCTTCGGCAAGCTTTTTTACCAGCTCAACCGACAGTTGCATCTCTACATCGGCGTCTTCCTGTGCCCATTCCTGGTGCTGTTCGCAATCAGCACCCTGTTGATGAACCACCCAAGTCCGCGCGATCCCGACAACCCCAAGTTCACGGAATCCACCTCGACTGTCCCGCTAAGCATCCCCGCGCAGGTTAGCGACAACCTGACACTCGCCAAGCAGAAACTCGACGAGGCCAAGGCGATCACCGACAACCCTGTCGCCAAGAGGGCCGCGCTCCAGGCCGGCAACCAGGCCAACAGCGCCGCCGCCTCGGAGCTCACCGAGCACGCCCTGCAGGAACTCAACCTCTCAGGCGAGCTCTTCTCGTTCGGCCCGGTCCGCGGCGGTCAAAAGAAGATCACCCTGATGGTTCCGGGCCGCACCACGATCGTCACACTCAACGTCGCCAAGCAGGAAGCCACCCTGCAGTATCGCGACTTCAACTTCATCGACACCATGTCCTACTTGCACCGCAACCCGGGACCGCACAAAACCAAGGGCCCCAATTGGTCCGGCTCCAAAGCCTGGAGCTGGGTCGCCGACTGGACCGTCTACCTCACGCTCTTCCTGACCGTCACCGGTATCTACCTGTGGCTGGTCATCAAGGCCGAACGAAAGGCCGGGCTTGCCTTGCTGGGCTTGGGTTTCGCCTCCTTCGCCGCCATCACCTACGCCCTGCTCGCTGCATCGTGACTCCGCGCCAGCCTCGAACACGCGTGACACAAACCCTTCCCACCTCAAGCCAAAACGCGGATGCACGATGACCGAAACCAACGAACACAAGCCCGAAACCAACACCCCCGAATCCGCTTCGACGGGTACCGCCACCCCAACTGAAATCCTCTCCCCTGCTCCCTCGACCACACTCAAAAAGTGGAACCGTAAGATCCACATCTACCTAGGCATGTATATGCTGCTGTTCCTGTGGGTGTTCTCGCTCTCCGGTCTTTTCATGAACAACCCCATGTGGTTCACTGGGGGACAACCCGATCGCGTCAAACAAGAGGCTCATGTCAACATGCCCGAGTCTGGCACACGCCTCGATAAAGCTTGGGACATCATGCGGCAACTCAACCTGCGCGGCGAGGTTTACTTCATGCGTGAGCCCGCCCCCGGAACGTTCGGTTTCCTGTGTATGCGTCCCAACGTGCGAGATTTCGTCACCGTGCAACTAGACTCCGGCGACACCGCCATCAACCATGTCACTCCAAAAAACAGATCCATTGCCGCCATTATCAACCAAATGCACGTGTTCACCGGCAACCTTGGCGAACGGCAACGCGACTGGCTTCCCACCAAGATATGGAGCTTCAGCATGGATGCCCTGGCCATCGGCCTGATCGTGCTCGTGCTCAGTTCGCTCTACATGGGTTGGCACTCGCCCCACCGCATCGGCGTGGTGATCTCGTTCGTACTCGGCATGGCCGTGTTCGCCTACTTTATGTGGGTACAAGCCGCGCTGGCTTGATAGAAAACTCAACTCCGGCCCGCTATCGCCTCCTTGCACACGCATGGGTCTGGCGCAGGACACAACGCAGGCTCGCTTTTGCTCAGACCATTTCAAACCGCTACCGGTCAACAACATCAAAGTTGCGGGGTCCCTCGCTAGGAGAAGTGAACACGCTACTTCTTTTTGTTTCGGTCGAGCAGCAATCGGACACCGACCAGGATCACGATATGGATTGCCAAGATCACTAAACCAGCAATGATCGCCCAGACTTTGATTGTCACGTCCGCTATACCTTTCGAACTATCTGAAACGACGAACGGGTGTTCCTCGATGATGGATCCCAACCTTTGCTCTGACGTTGGGCCATTCTCCTATCAACACCTTTCGATGGATGTGCCGCACCATCGCGGGCTGACTGTCGATGGCAATCACCTTACCCAGTGGCACCGCCTTCGAAAGTCGGAATGTGAAGTAGCCTGAACCATCCCAGATCCACGACCGTTTCGGTTCCCTTGAGTTCCAACGCCTGCACAACGGCTTCCGGCTTTTGCCATTCAGCTCGATCTGAACGCTCAAGGAAGTTGATGTAATCCTCGACTTCTTCGAATGGCTTCAGCTTCGTCTTGTCGATCCCAGCCTTGCTGAGCGGGCATTCGATGGGAGGAAGAGTTTGGGTGTCGTCGGCAGCCTGAATGCTGGAGAAGCTCGCAATAATGATAATGGTGACAATGATCGACGCCAGCGGCACCATGCCCGAACACAGGACAGGCGGCAACAGGTTTGACAGTCTCATTGGAATTCGCTTCATCTGTTTTCGCATTTCAGTTTGTTACATTTCGTGTCAACTCTTGATGTCCAGCACAGGTGTGTCTTGGAAAGCGTCGCTGCTTTCGATCTCGATCACATTGTCGTTTACCGAAACGCTCTTGCCTTAGTTCTTGGCTTTCTTATTTCGTTCCTGCTTCAACCTGCGGAAAACGATTCGAGGCACCGTAACCAGGGAGGATTGATGAACTGAGTCTCCAAGCCTAGATCTTACAATTCGGTCTCTTTGAATTGAGACTCTAACGGGCTTGGCTGGACATGACTGCTTTTCTGTTGCCCATTCATCCGTCAGGGTTTGCGACGTAGACGAATTGAAAAGTCTTCGGCTTTGGGAGATGTGGCTTTGAAATCAGCCTCGTTAACAAAATTGGTGGGCCAAGTCATGCTCCGGAAGTTTCCCGAGTTCATGGTATAGCACAGTTTCATAGACTTCGTCGGTTTTGAAGCCGTACGATTTTCTCAATGCCACTTTTGCTTTCNNNNNNNNNNNNNNNNNNNNNNNNNNNNNNNNNNNNNNNNNNNNNNNNNNNNNNNNNNNNNNNNNNNNNNNNNNNNNNNNNNNNNNNNNNNNNNNNNNNNTCGTGGCGGCCTCCTTGCCTTTGTGAAACGGATAGTGAGATACCCGAATCATGGCAGGTTGGCCGCTTTTTGTTTACATCAATCCCATCTGCCGCTCGAACGAACCGGCGGACCGCCGGTTACGCCCAGGGCAAAGCCTTAATCCTCAAATTGGTCGAGAAGGCAGATATCCTTGTCCAAAACTTTCGCAAAGGAGTCATGGACAAGCTTGGCTTTGGCTACGACGAGTTGAAGGCGATCAACCCAGCTCTCATCTATGCGACATCAAGCGGATGGGGCGATACAGGACCGTATGCGGATCGCGGACGCGCCGGACATGACATGATGGCCCGAGCCGAAGCGATCGAAGGAATCGACTCGTACGTGGTCTTTGAAGACGACACCGGTTTCGTCGAAGACTTCGCGGAACGATTGCAACAATACGCCGACGAGCTGCCAGCCGACTGGGGACTGGCTTACCTCGGTGGCCAACACCTGTTCCTGCCACCGCTTGGTCGAGTCGCTGTGCAAACACATCGCCGAGCCCAACATCGTCGTCGTCGATGATGGACAGCCCGAACGCCGATTCCTTCCCGCGTATCCACATACAACCTCGAATCTGGTGGTCGGCAACTCTTGGAGATCGCTCCCTACGCTGAGGTCAAGGGCGACAGGGCAACCGCGAATTGGCTGATGGACGAGGAGTTTGCAAAAGTATGGCAGGCGTATGCTCGCACGGATTATCTTCAAAAGAGGTGAGCTCGCAGGGTGCAGAGCAAGGTCCAACTAGATTCAATTGAGCAGACTTTCAATATTGGATGCAGTTTTACTACCCAAAGTTTCGTACCCCTCGGGAGTGAAGTGTACATTGGCCGGCTGTTGACGTTCGGGATTGTTTTTTGATTCTGTATAGAGATCGTTTACCGCAATCGCTGGATAGTCTTGAAGCACCTCCAGCGCACCGTGATTGAAGATTATTTCATCACCTGGAACTCTTCCTTTTGCACCTTTGGGAATGATGGTTGTATTGGTCCACAACAGTTTGGCACCTGATTTCACCAAGAGTTCGATTTCCTTCTTTAGATTCGCTTTGTATTCTGTTACAGACCTTACCTGCGTGCCACTGTTGTCTATTTTTCCATCGAGAGTGTATTTAAGATCGTGCAAACCGCTGTTAAACGAAATGACATCCCATGAATGCCCGGCCAGCCACTTATGCATTCTGTTTAACGCCTTCAGAGTATCACCCCCGTTTTCTGGAATTCTGTATACATTTGCAATGCCCTGTAGATTTCTCCGGACAGCGTTCGTGTAGCCAACTGAAATCGAATCTCCGATTATGAGGACATCAGGTAACGAGGGATCTCTCGCTACAAAATCATACGTCTTTTTACCAGTAGCCTCTATCCAAGTGGCCTTATCGAAATACATCTTTGATGCATCGACATCCACAATTTGATATGAAGCAGAGGCGTTCGCAATGGCACCTTGCGCATCAGTTACGATCGCTTCAAAGACGTATTGCCCAGGGCCAGCATCTGTAAAGACCGCCCAATTACCATGAGATGTGATGGTTCCCTTGCCCTCAATCATCTTAAATTGAACTTCGTAATTTTCATCTTGGGGAATATCGACTTCAAGAACTATTTGCTCAACGCCCGCTTCGCCTTGCATTCTCTCCTCAACGACAAACGACTTAATGGTACGGGTATTGGAGTAAGCCAATTTTCCTCGAATGGCTTTGCGAACGTCTTCCATGATCGCCATGCAGTCCGGATTAAAAATCGGGTGGTCAGCGACAACGTCGGCGGTGATGGCCAGGTTGATCGTCACTGGAATTTTTGCCGTCTCCATTTGTTTGAAATAACTCACATAGTCCTTCGCAGTAAACCTGGGGCCCTTGCCGATTTTCCCGTTCATCGGCCCTTCGACAATCCAACTGTCCATTGCA contains:
- a CDS encoding RNA polymerase sigma factor — translated: MTAEQSDDVLRKRFDRFATTHWSVVLSAKQGSESQVHEALETLCQTYWYALYAYVRRSDYASHDAEELTQEFLTRLVQRDFLGSVEPQRGRFRSFLLAAMKHFLSHERERAKALKRGGGRGVLSLDFHRAEKDYRSEPVDAMTPQRLFDRRWALTILENAMTVLQERYAASGKSDLFVKLQPCLTQASDSPSYRVIANELSLSEGAVKVAVHRLKRDYRRLLKQQVSQTLENPDDVEDELRDLFAAIHSQT
- a CDS encoding protein kinase domain-containing protein, with protein sequence MNDPKTCPQCGATLPSDAPAKLCPDCLLKLGFASDLQSGEAESGMASHVAETMAHPVDLQPVSQARTLVSGDQFGGYQIIRRLGQGGMGTVYEAQQIDNGRRVALKVLKHSLESPEARRRFLREGRLAASVNHPNSVYVYGTEEIDNKPTIAMELAGGGTLQQRVQHEGALPFGEAVDISLQLIAGLEAAHVKGVLHRDVKPANCFLDDDGTVKIGDFGLSISTLPRSESQLTIDGEFIGTPAFSSPEQLRGDDLDLRSDVYAVGGTLYYLITGRAPFDAKSMIQLLARALESAPTPMSSPHGAVPDGLSRVVMRCLHKRPAARYGTYSELRAALQPFRSIAPTPATMGWRTIAAALDIGIWSAVLWAVTLVATLLFGTDVGIPFLDSRFVEYAAWFSLVTILFEIAYYGISEGIWGASPGKAICRLRVVNPRNGDRVGLGQAFVRASIYIMVPGIANLSFAVWMSPQNDYYPGNYEMPWIAPVPWIASISPMILTLLLFSSVRRRNGYAGLHELASGTRVVQSSSEQQRPLIAIEVGSFTDSEGTSKIGPYFALDRLYQTESEELVLGYDAQLLRRVWIHCTKSKDKIESEAIQKTRRVGRLHWLNGRHTTDDCWDAFEAPLGVPLTQLLDDPLPWKQVRYWLVDIAEELQAARQDGSLPHSLSLDRIWITDDGRAKLLEFVAPGGTSQPITPFTIEAEVIENTSLHVFLNQIAIAALEGKIVTADEAARRRVSAPLPVHARQVLEEVVSCQSPDLPVPNLHRLLQETPLISRTRRVGVLIGCILFPCFAASTLLLGLMINQPIIDKDPEVLTLRDSLLRLQVLENPHSTWNEEKQEEIESLKTYVAGQTQQRLADPDAWKSLAMRGLIPAAQQRLAEQIASEMPPPSDQQMTAATTQVKELLGAPSTLIGFPVVPFAVLAGLMQLLILIAIPSLLWALLFRGGPLLRVFGIVIVNGDGSRASRMRVLWRSVISWSPLLLPFPLLWILSNKETTAYLWSIPIITAASFMILSWVSALIPSRGISDRLAGTFLVPR
- a CDS encoding alpha/beta hydrolase family protein, translating into MKVLLTVMAGLLVFAASASGAETAPVKTMSPPEIWEGYDPRAEPLDEEVLKTWEQDGVRYKEVYFNGEQFDGKYVRIYGMYAAPAGGRNLPGLVHIHGGGQTVNESWLQKLTGRGYAVMTFNWGGEWPKRQRYTLWNGVENGDHKKRTGHQVTLPTPRSDAYYLWTQASMRAVTYLERQPEVNADKIGAYGISMGGSMMWNIAFDPRIKAGCAIYGAGWNTYAYEDPRYSVGMPEYRPSANDLRWRASLAPEASAPYVKFPMLFLSSSNDRHGYMDRAEQSLDLIPAGVPRAWALTPRFRHHIGLDFVHDLPAWFDVHLKGEGTWPDNPETAIALGQDAVPMLRVKPANAQDVVKVEVFCGLETPFAVNRHWRNATVRESGGLYTATIPVMNAREYLFAFANIFYKSGVVISSPLEAVIPSSLGAVATIKEPCRVLYDGKEGVGSWTCNSTGTDPIPGRIDKRLNAVVGPEGKPGFSAKGVSPFTYAPSDPEFRAPKGASLQFDMKTETGEDFTVKLHKNYWVADFQTYSCKVALDADSGWQTVTLPPSRFQNEKTGASIGDTINEVGVLELSPQNRMWQDSNVIFRNFRWVGGEYVPHVHAYRRKDAETDAALTHRDDADHLQGLGVVKSNQRR
- a CDS encoding SDR family NAD(P)-dependent oxidoreductase; the protein is MSSLPSFSLQDKVVVVTGAGRGIGRTIAWDAHKSGARIAVGSRTTAELESLADEIEQAGGQCFAHVLDVTDIASIHTFMAAVVKQYGRLDVLINNAGYNKQQKILDYDEQQYDLIVDSNLKSVFFCSQVVARQMMAQGDGGSIVNISSQAGVVGAPDRGPYSGAKGGVNNLTRTMAAEWAEHGIRVNAVAPTVTRTPMAEQAMKENPAFFDAVRTKNLLRLENVKFT